The Sorangiineae bacterium MSr11367 genome window below encodes:
- the prmC gene encoding peptide chain release factor N(5)-glutamine methyltransferase: MKETWTIEAVVRWATDDFRARGIESPRLDAEVLLAFALDTDRVRLIVDARRPLEADELARFRELVKRRRKHEPVAFLRGEREFFGRPFRVDARVLIPRPDTEVLVQVALERTRHVSLSMRALDLCTGSGCVAISLGRERPTAQVLASDISEGALAVARDNAHRLGAFNVGWASGDLFGALASRAGLRFDVVTANPPYIPSEEIATLAEDIRSFEPILALDGGQDGLDLLRRIVQDAPAFLVDGGVLAVEVGAGEAPDVGQLFEQRGFEDVRIARDYGGIERVVSGAWPAGMRVLP; encoded by the coding sequence GTGAAGGAAACCTGGACCATCGAAGCCGTCGTCCGCTGGGCGACCGACGATTTTCGCGCGCGCGGCATCGAATCGCCGCGTCTCGACGCGGAAGTGTTGCTCGCCTTCGCGCTCGACACGGACCGCGTGCGCCTCATCGTCGACGCACGCCGCCCGCTCGAGGCGGACGAGCTCGCGCGCTTTCGCGAGCTGGTGAAGCGGCGGCGAAAGCACGAGCCGGTCGCCTTCTTGCGCGGCGAGCGCGAATTCTTCGGGCGACCCTTTCGGGTCGACGCGCGCGTTCTCATCCCGCGCCCCGACACGGAGGTGCTCGTCCAGGTCGCGCTCGAGCGCACGCGCCACGTTTCCCTGAGCATGCGCGCGCTCGACTTGTGCACGGGCAGTGGCTGCGTGGCCATCTCGCTGGGGCGCGAGCGTCCCACGGCCCAGGTCCTCGCGAGCGACATCAGCGAGGGCGCGTTGGCGGTGGCGCGCGACAATGCGCACCGCCTCGGCGCGTTCAACGTCGGCTGGGCCTCGGGCGATCTGTTCGGCGCCTTGGCGTCACGCGCGGGGTTGCGCTTCGATGTGGTCACCGCGAACCCCCCGTACATCCCCAGCGAAGAGATCGCGACCCTGGCGGAGGACATCCGCAGCTTCGAGCCGATCCTGGCGCTCGATGGCGGGCAGGACGGCCTGGATCTGCTCCGCCGCATCGTGCAGGACGCGCCCGCTTTCCTCGTGGACGGCGGCGTGTTGGCCGTCGAGGTGGGCGCGGGCGAGGCACCCGACGTGGGGCAGCTCTTCGAACAGCGCGGCTTCGAGGATGTGAGAATAGCTCGCGATTACGGGGGCATCGAGCGCGTCGTGTCCGGTGCATGGCCGGCCGGAATGCGCGTGCTACCGTAG
- a CDS encoding glycosyltransferase family 39 protein produces the protein MTPSPRGPLRPQAAANEPKRLSWARFPEAIGWRDHAVGAVLFLAYVIWLVITARSLGFPRDESFYFHAGQSYARWFELLVSQPKAAMERGAIDGAWGYNHEHPSLMKSLFGISWLVLHQKWKIIADASTAFRLPGMAMGGLSLWVTYLFGARVYSRRAGLMAAVLLALMPHIFFHAHLACFDMPIAAMWLLSVYVYYRSVEEKTLGWALAAGIVYGLTLETKHNAWILPAVFVPYTLVVYGRAFFAEKGEKREKLQLPMELISMAVVGPFVFYALWPWMWSDTADRLREYVNFHVHHEYYNIEYLGKNYFGPPSPPSYAPVMILATVPSITLLLFALGAGERVVALWKRLRAKLLGTSGEADLLLLLAFAAPLAVFFLPKTPIFGGTKHWMPAYPFLAIFAGRGFDVVADALGRAVAALPGALAKRQRELTWALAAACIAAPLAITVHSHPFGLSAYVPLVGGTAGGADLGLNRQFWGFTTQSVAPYLQANAPRGASVFIHDTTGDAWARMLDEGRMRRDLRASWSPGDSMFSLVQHELHMNEVDHQIWVVYGGTAPAYVLTHDGVPIVSVYRRK, from the coding sequence ATGACACCGAGTCCCCGAGGTCCGCTAAGGCCGCAGGCCGCAGCGAACGAGCCGAAACGCCTTTCCTGGGCGCGCTTTCCCGAGGCAATCGGCTGGCGCGACCACGCCGTGGGGGCGGTGCTCTTTCTCGCGTACGTGATCTGGCTGGTCATCACCGCGCGCTCCCTGGGCTTTCCGCGCGACGAGAGCTTCTACTTCCACGCGGGCCAGAGCTATGCGCGCTGGTTCGAGCTTCTGGTCTCGCAGCCCAAGGCGGCGATGGAGCGCGGCGCGATCGACGGCGCGTGGGGCTACAACCACGAGCACCCGTCGTTGATGAAGAGCCTCTTCGGCATTTCATGGCTCGTGCTCCACCAAAAGTGGAAGATCATCGCCGACGCGAGCACGGCCTTTCGGTTACCCGGAATGGCCATGGGCGGGCTTTCGCTCTGGGTGACGTACCTCTTCGGCGCGCGCGTGTATTCGCGGCGTGCGGGGCTGATGGCGGCGGTGCTTCTGGCGCTCATGCCGCATATCTTCTTTCACGCGCACCTGGCCTGCTTCGATATGCCCATCGCGGCCATGTGGCTTCTCTCGGTGTACGTGTATTACCGCTCCGTCGAGGAAAAGACGCTGGGCTGGGCGCTCGCCGCGGGCATCGTCTACGGATTGACCCTGGAGACGAAGCACAATGCCTGGATTCTGCCGGCCGTGTTCGTGCCGTACACCCTCGTGGTGTACGGGCGCGCGTTCTTCGCGGAAAAAGGGGAAAAACGCGAAAAGCTGCAGCTCCCGATGGAGCTCATTTCGATGGCCGTCGTGGGGCCGTTCGTCTTTTACGCGCTATGGCCGTGGATGTGGAGCGATACGGCCGATCGCCTTCGCGAATACGTCAATTTTCACGTTCACCACGAATATTACAATATCGAATACCTCGGTAAAAACTACTTCGGACCGCCGTCGCCGCCGAGTTATGCGCCGGTGATGATCCTGGCCACGGTGCCGAGCATCACGTTGCTGCTCTTTGCGCTCGGCGCGGGCGAGCGGGTGGTGGCGCTTTGGAAGCGGCTTCGCGCGAAGCTGCTCGGCACGTCGGGCGAGGCCGACCTGCTCCTCCTGCTCGCGTTCGCGGCGCCGCTGGCTGTGTTCTTCCTGCCGAAGACGCCCATCTTCGGCGGCACGAAGCATTGGATGCCCGCGTATCCGTTCTTGGCGATCTTCGCCGGGCGAGGATTCGACGTGGTGGCCGATGCGCTGGGGCGCGCGGTCGCGGCGTTGCCGGGCGCCCTCGCGAAACGGCAGCGCGAGCTCACGTGGGCCCTCGCCGCGGCGTGCATCGCGGCGCCGCTGGCCATCACGGTGCACTCGCATCCGTTCGGTCTCTCGGCGTACGTGCCCCTGGTCGGTGGCACCGCCGGCGGCGCGGATTTGGGCCTCAATCGGCAATTTTGGGGCTTCACCACCCAGAGCGTGGCGCCGTACCTGCAGGCCAATGCGCCGCGCGGCGCGAGCGTCTTCATCCACGACACGACGGGCGATGCCTGGGCGCGCATGCTCGACGAGGGCCGCATGCGCCGCGATCTGCGGGCCTCGTGGAGCCCCGGCGATTCCATGTTTTCCCTGGTGCAGCACGAGTTGCACATGAACGAGGTCGATCACCAGATCTGGGTCGTCTACGGCGGCACGGCCCCGGCCTACGTTCTCACCCACGACGGCGTCCCCATCGTGAGCGTCTATCGACGCAAGTGA
- a CDS encoding NAD(P)/FAD-dependent oxidoreductase, with product MRAEFDVVIVGGGPAGTTTAIALAKADPTRSIALLEKASYPREKYCAGALGGRGEKILGELDAMPDVPSVPLEGISFAGIGGGRKECVGPIGRVVRRVEFDHALANIAAQRGVTIVENARVDAIHAAETRATRGVRVATSRGEYGARVVVGADGVGSTVRKAMGHGAGRYRAQVLEIDTESVASDLERSVIHFDLTDHSFTGYYWDFPTVVDGQPLQCRGIYRILLDERPVDLAARFGARLAGMGLDLSRYRQKRFAERGYEPDLPLATRQMMLVGEAAGIDPVTGEGIAQAIEYGALAGPFIADVLAGRTLLTHWTDAVRRSRLGWDLRKRTRMLPLFFGDLRAPAERFIVGSHGSPLRTGIRHFAAHRHTARDMALSFVGASAHWLGHHLT from the coding sequence ATGCGCGCCGAATTCGATGTGGTCATCGTGGGGGGTGGGCCCGCCGGCACCACCACGGCGATCGCCCTCGCCAAGGCGGATCCCACCCGTTCGATCGCGCTGCTGGAAAAGGCTTCTTACCCGCGTGAAAAATACTGTGCCGGGGCGTTGGGCGGCCGTGGGGAAAAGATCCTTGGCGAACTCGACGCCATGCCGGATGTCCCATCGGTACCCCTCGAGGGCATCTCTTTTGCCGGTATCGGCGGCGGACGAAAAGAATGCGTCGGCCCCATTGGTCGGGTGGTCCGTCGCGTGGAATTCGACCACGCCCTCGCCAACATCGCGGCACAACGCGGGGTGACCATCGTCGAGAATGCGCGGGTCGATGCGATCCACGCCGCGGAAACGCGTGCGACGCGCGGCGTTCGCGTGGCGACCTCCCGTGGCGAATACGGTGCGCGCGTGGTCGTCGGCGCCGACGGCGTCGGAAGCACGGTGCGCAAGGCCATGGGGCACGGGGCGGGGCGCTACCGCGCGCAAGTTCTCGAAATCGATACGGAGTCCGTCGCGAGCGATCTCGAGCGCTCGGTGATTCACTTCGACCTCACCGATCATTCGTTCACCGGCTACTACTGGGACTTTCCCACGGTGGTCGACGGCCAGCCGCTCCAGTGCCGCGGCATCTACCGCATTTTGCTCGACGAGCGGCCCGTGGATCTCGCGGCCCGATTCGGTGCGCGCTTGGCCGGCATGGGCCTCGACTTGTCACGCTACCGTCAAAAGCGCTTCGCCGAGCGTGGCTACGAGCCGGACCTTCCGCTCGCCACGCGCCAGATGATGCTCGTGGGCGAGGCGGCGGGCATCGACCCCGTCACGGGCGAGGGCATCGCCCAAGCCATCGAGTACGGCGCCTTGGCCGGCCCCTTCATCGCCGACGTTCTCGCCGGGCGCACGCTCCTCACCCATTGGACCGACGCCGTGCGCCGCTCGCGCCTCGGTTGGGATCTGCGCAAACGCACGCGCATGCTCCCCTTGTTCTTCGGCGATCTCCGCGCCCCCGCCGAGCGCTTCATCGTCGGCAGCCACGGCTCCCCCTTGCGCACCGGCATTCGCCACTTCGCCGCCCACCGCCACACGGCGCGCGACATGGCCCTGTCCTTCGTCGGCGCCAGCGCCCACTGGCTCGGCCACCACCTAACGTAA
- a CDS encoding polymer-forming cytoskeletal protein: MARSTTRNSSSLSDQGEARIGSSAKVHGRIAGEGDLTVEGRVEGDIVLRGQLTIAEGGTVSAETVEADEVTVSGVLEGELRVRGPVRALAGSRVRGNVTGGSLALEEGAEFAGRVDIEFELPAELESAPAARGGRR; encoded by the coding sequence ATGGCTCGATCCACGACACGCAATAGCTCGTCTCTCTCGGATCAAGGCGAGGCACGCATCGGCAGCAGCGCGAAGGTGCATGGCCGCATCGCGGGCGAGGGAGATCTCACCGTCGAAGGACGTGTCGAAGGCGACATCGTCCTGCGCGGGCAACTGACCATCGCAGAAGGCGGGACGGTCTCCGCCGAAACGGTGGAGGCGGACGAGGTCACGGTCTCCGGCGTTCTCGAGGGCGAGCTTCGCGTCCGCGGGCCCGTGCGGGCACTCGCGGGCTCGCGCGTGCGCGGCAACGTGACGGGCGGCAGCCTCGCGTTGGAAGAAGGGGCCGAGTTCGCGGGGAGGGTCGACATCGAGTTCGAACTTCCCGCGGAGCTCGAATCAGCGCCAGCGGCCCGGGGCGGCCGCCGCTAA
- a CDS encoding metallophosphoesterase, with protein sequence MVRTFVFSGFLLTISACVHSLLAIWAMRVSPWLGARRRTVWAIVACLVVITPAARMMQSAWHGSKSQQLFAAGMIEASVVAISMIPLFLIHIGLDLGVGLRKRWGKKAEAPDLPHPSPPADLAPPNPGALEFTRRQMIEGVGGATVLAGTGSALGWGIVRGRHAFEIEEVPVRIVGLPRALDGYTIAQVSDIHVGLFVGDRELREGFERVLQTKPDLIVATGDLVDHDEHYIAQMARALGSLGGHPRDGVTAILGNHDYYTGAQDVLAGLRAAGVRTLVNEGLVLRGRDQGGFSLLGVADMFAIGSREEPPSLERALAMVPPDRPRILLAHQPQYFPVARGRVALQLSGHTHGGQINPGFRPASLFMRYLAGRYEEQGSTLWVNRGFGVAGPPSRVGAAPEVTKIILVSA encoded by the coding sequence ATGGTCCGCACGTTCGTATTTTCGGGGTTCCTGTTGACGATCAGCGCGTGCGTCCACTCGCTGCTCGCCATCTGGGCCATGCGCGTTTCCCCGTGGCTCGGCGCACGCCGGCGCACGGTCTGGGCCATCGTCGCGTGCCTCGTGGTCATCACGCCGGCCGCGCGGATGATGCAGTCGGCATGGCACGGCAGCAAGAGCCAGCAGCTGTTCGCCGCCGGCATGATCGAGGCGTCGGTCGTCGCCATCAGCATGATCCCGCTGTTCCTGATCCACATCGGGCTGGATCTGGGCGTCGGCCTTCGCAAGCGGTGGGGCAAGAAGGCGGAGGCTCCTGACCTCCCCCACCCCAGCCCTCCCGCGGATCTCGCCCCACCCAACCCGGGGGCCCTGGAGTTCACGCGGCGGCAGATGATCGAAGGGGTGGGCGGGGCCACCGTGTTGGCCGGAACGGGATCGGCGCTGGGCTGGGGCATCGTGCGGGGGCGTCATGCCTTCGAAATCGAGGAAGTGCCCGTGCGCATCGTGGGGCTTCCCCGCGCGCTCGATGGCTACACCATCGCGCAGGTCTCCGACATTCATGTGGGGCTCTTCGTCGGCGACCGCGAGCTGCGCGAGGGCTTCGAGCGCGTGCTCCAGACGAAGCCCGATCTCATCGTGGCCACGGGCGATCTGGTCGACCACGACGAGCACTACATTGCGCAGATGGCGCGGGCGCTGGGATCCCTCGGCGGCCACCCGCGCGACGGCGTGACCGCCATCCTGGGCAACCACGATTACTATACGGGCGCGCAGGATGTCCTCGCGGGGTTGCGCGCCGCCGGCGTCCGCACCTTGGTGAACGAGGGCCTGGTTCTGCGCGGGCGCGATCAGGGCGGCTTCTCCCTGCTCGGCGTGGCCGACATGTTCGCCATCGGGTCGCGCGAGGAGCCTCCGTCGCTCGAGCGCGCCCTCGCGATGGTTCCACCGGATCGGCCGCGCATCCTGCTCGCGCACCAGCCGCAATATTTCCCGGTCGCCCGCGGTCGCGTTGCGCTTCAGCTATCGGGCCACACGCACGGCGGACAGATCAACCCGGGCTTCCGGCCCGCCTCGCTCTTCATGCGCTACCTCGCCGGTCGCTACGAGGAACAGGGCTCCACCCTCTGGGTCAATCGCGGATTCGGCGTGGCCGGCCCGCCCTCGCGTGTGGGTGCTGCCCCCGAGGTCACGAAGATCATTCTCGTCTCCGCCTAA
- a CDS encoding HAMP domain-containing histidine kinase, with the protein MGPVQRVGDRGALGWTSRYSVLVLASFAIVVACFGASTLYSDLRLQNVAVQSEDLSHNSLPSVVHLAEIRTTLHDLDEVTEDALSPPHRGSVPIERTLASLRKSRTLYEAIPSYKGERLMWQPIRVGLEAIEKHAEALAAKLHTGEADTSFLRTARSDLREEVGRVDAALRQLVEFNAVQGSMVTSQLDDERRRIRLVGFTLDGVSLVVSIALAVLAARAVKKYTGLVERRAEELESFANRVAHDVRGPLTPALGALEIARKKLTDEHELAPVLDRGVRSVRLVESIVDGLLAFARAGAQPEAGAYADFRGAVEEVISECQAYAAARKVDLRAEPVPDVAVRCAPGLLASVLSNLVRNAIKYIGDGKEGNLGPAEVLVQVIMQGDIVRCEVVDNGPGIPPAMQRAIFLPHVRLDRRANGLGLGLATVDRVVRAHGGQVGVLPNPKGQGSVFWFELPQATDLAMVR; encoded by the coding sequence ATGGGGCCGGTGCAACGGGTGGGGGATCGCGGAGCTCTCGGTTGGACCTCGCGTTACAGCGTGTTGGTCCTCGCGTCGTTTGCCATCGTGGTGGCCTGTTTCGGCGCCTCGACCTTGTATTCGGATCTGCGGCTGCAAAACGTAGCCGTGCAGTCCGAGGATCTCTCGCACAATTCACTGCCGAGCGTCGTGCACTTGGCCGAGATCCGCACCACGCTCCACGACCTCGATGAAGTGACGGAAGATGCCCTTTCGCCGCCGCACCGCGGCTCGGTGCCCATCGAACGCACCCTGGCGTCGCTCCGCAAATCGCGCACGCTCTACGAGGCCATTCCCTCGTACAAAGGCGAGCGGCTCATGTGGCAACCCATTCGGGTGGGGCTTGAGGCGATCGAGAAGCACGCCGAGGCCCTCGCCGCCAAGCTCCACACGGGCGAGGCCGACACGTCGTTTCTGCGAACCGCGCGTTCGGATCTGCGTGAGGAGGTCGGCCGCGTCGATGCAGCGCTGCGCCAACTCGTCGAGTTCAATGCGGTGCAGGGAAGCATGGTCACCTCGCAGCTCGACGACGAACGGCGGCGCATTCGTCTCGTGGGATTCACCCTGGATGGGGTCAGCCTGGTGGTCTCGATTGCGCTGGCGGTGCTCGCGGCGCGGGCGGTGAAGAAATATACCGGGCTGGTCGAGCGGCGCGCCGAAGAATTGGAAAGCTTCGCCAACCGCGTCGCCCACGATGTACGCGGGCCGCTTACGCCGGCGTTGGGCGCGCTGGAAATCGCGCGCAAAAAGCTGACCGACGAGCACGAGCTGGCGCCGGTGCTCGATCGCGGCGTACGCAGCGTGCGGCTCGTGGAGAGCATCGTCGACGGGCTGCTCGCCTTCGCGCGCGCGGGTGCGCAGCCGGAAGCCGGCGCCTACGCGGATTTCCGCGGCGCCGTGGAGGAGGTCATCAGCGAGTGCCAGGCGTACGCAGCCGCGCGCAAGGTGGATCTGCGCGCGGAGCCGGTGCCGGATGTCGCCGTGCGCTGCGCGCCAGGCCTGCTCGCCAGTGTGCTTTCGAACCTGGTGCGCAACGCCATCAAGTACATCGGCGACGGAAAAGAAGGGAATCTCGGCCCGGCGGAAGTCCTCGTCCAGGTCATCATGCAGGGCGACATCGTCCGCTGCGAGGTGGTCGACAACGGCCCGGGCATCCCGCCAGCCATGCAACGGGCGATTTTCCTTCCCCACGTGCGCCTCGATCGGCGCGCCAACGGGCTTGGCCTCGGCCTTGCCACCGTCGATCGCGTGGTGCGCGCGCACGGCGGCCAGGTGGGCGTTTTGCCCAACCCCAAAGGGCAGGGCTCCGTCTTTTGGTTCGAGCTCCCCCAAGCCACGGATCTCGCGATGGTCCGATGA
- a CDS encoding DUF2067 family protein translates to MSSDVELNTPQAEAVAHVNGPLLVFAGAGSGKTRVITYRVANLIAREGIAPYRILAVTFTNKAAGEMKHRLEGLAGADVVRDLWVGTFHATCARLLRRHGEAIGLARNFLIYDTQDQKAVVTRALRELDLDERRYPPRSVLYQILKEKQEGRGPDEMTAESYVDDAVIKAFRRYEAQMREANAVDFEDLIGHMVRLLERETEGDAIRRRFTHVLVDEFQDTNAMQYRLVRALVRDHQNVCVVGDDDQSIYRWRGADVRNIRYFRRDFPGATVVKLEQNYRSTGHIVRGALGVIAPSPNREPKELWTENEDGPPIEVLACADERDEAAFVTRRILDAREAGSNLGEVAVFYRVHAQSRVLEESLRAANLAYQIVGGTKFYERAEVKDALAYLRLLMNPRSDVDMLRIINTPARGIGTTTIDRLVAFAGSRSESLNDALESIDEARDIAAAAQKRLGGLRNLLGDLRARMETDSPSDVLLETLERTGYREALRADNTAEADARLENLAELVGTIRDYETEAIAAGEKPSLEGFLERVSLQADVDSMRDEPRVTLMTVHGAKGLEFQHVFLTGMEEDMFPYKSMEDRGEEDMEEERRLAYVAITRARRHLLITHTSARQIFGKTRWGTPSRFIGNLPREGVVHKQTRGVKNTPQRFIDRPDRDLQPMPWSRRTSGLAPSAPSMPARPAPSAPPGQRYVDREFFQDDHGGGEGASGPIRRGSRVHHQRFGEGEVRSVVNAGEPAVIAFFPGWGEKKVLARFLRPA, encoded by the coding sequence GTGTCCTCCGATGTCGAACTCAACACGCCGCAGGCCGAGGCCGTTGCCCATGTGAACGGGCCGCTCCTCGTGTTTGCAGGCGCGGGAAGCGGAAAAACCAGGGTCATCACCTACCGCGTGGCGAACCTCATCGCCCGCGAAGGGATCGCGCCCTACCGCATCCTCGCGGTCACCTTCACCAACAAGGCCGCCGGCGAGATGAAGCACCGCCTCGAAGGCCTGGCCGGTGCCGACGTCGTGCGCGACCTCTGGGTCGGCACCTTCCACGCGACGTGCGCGCGCCTCCTGCGGCGCCATGGCGAGGCCATCGGGCTCGCGCGGAATTTTCTCATCTACGACACGCAGGACCAAAAGGCCGTCGTCACGCGCGCCCTGCGCGAACTGGATCTCGACGAGCGCCGCTACCCGCCGCGCAGCGTCCTCTACCAGATCCTCAAGGAAAAGCAGGAAGGCCGAGGCCCCGACGAGATGACCGCCGAGTCGTACGTCGACGACGCCGTCATCAAGGCCTTTCGCCGCTACGAAGCGCAGATGCGCGAGGCGAACGCCGTCGACTTCGAGGATCTCATCGGCCACATGGTCCGCCTGCTCGAGCGCGAAACCGAGGGCGATGCCATCCGCCGCCGCTTCACGCACGTGTTGGTGGACGAGTTCCAAGACACCAACGCCATGCAGTACCGCCTGGTGCGCGCCCTCGTGCGCGACCACCAGAACGTGTGCGTCGTCGGCGACGACGACCAGTCGATTTACCGCTGGCGCGGCGCAGACGTGCGCAACATCCGCTACTTCCGGCGCGATTTCCCCGGCGCCACCGTGGTCAAACTCGAGCAGAACTACCGCTCCACGGGCCACATCGTGCGCGGTGCGCTCGGCGTCATCGCCCCGTCGCCCAACCGCGAGCCGAAGGAGCTGTGGACCGAGAACGAAGACGGCCCGCCCATCGAGGTGCTCGCCTGCGCCGACGAGCGCGATGAGGCCGCCTTCGTCACCCGCCGCATCCTCGATGCGCGGGAAGCGGGGTCGAACCTTGGCGAGGTGGCCGTCTTCTACCGCGTGCACGCCCAGTCGCGCGTCTTGGAAGAGTCGCTTCGCGCGGCGAACCTCGCGTACCAAATCGTGGGCGGCACCAAGTTCTACGAGCGCGCGGAGGTCAAAGATGCGCTCGCGTACCTGCGCCTCTTGATGAACCCGCGCAGCGACGTCGACATGCTGCGCATCATCAACACGCCGGCGCGCGGCATCGGCACCACGACCATCGATCGCCTGGTGGCCTTCGCGGGCTCGCGCTCCGAATCGCTGAACGATGCCCTCGAGTCGATCGACGAGGCGCGGGACATCGCCGCGGCCGCGCAAAAGCGCCTGGGAGGCTTGCGCAACCTGCTCGGCGATTTGCGCGCGCGGATGGAGACGGATTCACCGAGCGACGTGCTCCTCGAGACCCTCGAGCGCACCGGCTACCGCGAGGCCCTGCGCGCCGACAACACGGCGGAGGCCGATGCGCGCCTGGAGAACCTCGCAGAGCTCGTGGGCACCATCCGCGACTACGAAACGGAGGCGATCGCCGCCGGCGAAAAGCCCAGCCTCGAAGGCTTCCTCGAGCGCGTGTCGCTGCAGGCGGACGTCGACTCCATGCGCGACGAGCCGCGGGTCACGTTGATGACCGTGCACGGTGCGAAGGGCCTGGAGTTCCAGCACGTCTTTCTCACGGGCATGGAAGAGGACATGTTCCCGTACAAGAGCATGGAAGACCGCGGCGAAGAGGACATGGAGGAAGAGCGCCGCCTCGCCTACGTCGCCATCACGCGCGCGCGCCGCCACCTGCTCATCACGCACACCTCCGCGCGGCAGATCTTCGGCAAGACGCGCTGGGGCACACCGAGCCGCTTCATCGGCAATTTGCCCCGTGAAGGCGTGGTTCACAAGCAGACGCGCGGGGTGAAGAACACCCCGCAGCGCTTCATCGATCGGCCGGATCGGGACCTTCAGCCCATGCCGTGGTCACGCCGCACCAGCGGCCTCGCGCCCTCTGCGCCCAGCATGCCCGCACGCCCCGCCCCGAGTGCGCCGCCGGGACAGCGCTACGTCGACCGCGAGTTCTTTCAAGACGACCACGGCGGCGGCGAGGGGGCCTCGGGACCCATTCGACGCGGGTCGCGCGTGCACCATCAACGCTTCGGCGAGGGCGAAGTGCGCAGTGTCGTCAACGCGGGCGAGCCCGCGGTCATCGCATTCTTCCCGGGTTGGGGCGAGAAAAAGGTCCTCGCGCGCTTCCTGCGTCCTGCTTAA
- a CDS encoding phosphomannomutase/phosphoglucomutase has protein sequence MSFASLRHIFREYDIRGVADRDLTDALATALGRGIGTMLAKANAKGGRTRLAVGRDCRLSSPRLHAALIGGLTQVGIDVVDIGVVPTPLLYFAVHHLGTDGGIQITGSHNPGEDNGFKIMKGKGSFFGPDIVDLFHLIEEKRFAPDAEGSHQVVDVLPAYIEAVKERIKLPPGPLPFVVDAGNGAGGPTALAVMKALGLTPDALYCEMDGNFPNHHPDPTVLENVAELIDRVKKNRARVGIAYDGDADRLGAIDANGDVIWGDKLMILFSRALLKEHPGAAILGEVKCSQTLYDDIAKHGGKPILWKTGHSLIKTKMKETGALLAGEMSGHLFFADRYFGFDDAIYASLRLLEIVANDGRSIGEMLADVPTTFSTPELRVDCPDAIKFDVVRAVTEHYKKSGREVIDIDGARIQFGEPGKPAWGLVRASNTGPVLVMRFEATTAEERDRIRAEVEAAVIEARRTTAP, from the coding sequence ATGAGTTTCGCTTCCCTGCGCCACATTTTTCGCGAGTACGACATCCGGGGGGTTGCCGATCGGGATTTGACCGACGCCCTAGCCACTGCCCTCGGCCGCGGTATCGGGACGATGTTGGCCAAGGCCAACGCGAAGGGCGGGCGCACGCGATTGGCCGTCGGCCGCGACTGTCGACTGTCGAGCCCGCGGCTGCACGCGGCGCTCATCGGCGGGCTCACGCAGGTGGGAATCGACGTCGTCGACATCGGCGTCGTCCCCACGCCGCTCCTCTACTTCGCCGTGCACCATCTGGGGACCGACGGCGGCATCCAGATCACGGGAAGCCACAACCCGGGCGAGGACAACGGCTTCAAGATCATGAAGGGCAAGGGCAGCTTCTTCGGCCCGGACATCGTGGACCTCTTCCACCTCATCGAAGAGAAACGCTTTGCCCCGGACGCCGAGGGCTCGCACCAGGTCGTGGACGTGCTCCCCGCGTACATCGAGGCCGTGAAGGAGCGCATCAAGCTTCCGCCGGGCCCGCTGCCCTTCGTCGTCGATGCCGGAAATGGCGCCGGTGGCCCCACCGCGCTCGCGGTCATGAAGGCGCTCGGCCTCACGCCGGACGCGCTCTACTGCGAAATGGACGGGAACTTCCCCAACCACCACCCCGATCCCACGGTGCTGGAGAACGTCGCCGAGCTCATCGATCGCGTGAAGAAGAACCGCGCGCGGGTGGGCATCGCCTACGACGGCGACGCGGACCGACTCGGCGCCATCGACGCCAACGGTGACGTGATCTGGGGCGACAAGCTGATGATCCTCTTCTCGCGCGCCCTGCTGAAGGAGCATCCCGGGGCGGCGATTTTGGGCGAGGTGAAGTGCTCGCAAACGCTGTACGACGACATCGCGAAGCATGGCGGGAAGCCCATCTTGTGGAAGACGGGGCACTCGCTCATCAAGACGAAGATGAAGGAGACGGGCGCGCTCCTGGCCGGGGAAATGAGCGGGCACCTCTTCTTCGCCGATCGCTATTTCGGCTTCGACGATGCCATCTACGCGTCGTTGCGTCTCTTGGAGATCGTCGCGAACGACGGGCGATCCATCGGCGAGATGCTCGCCGACGTGCCCACCACGTTCTCGACGCCGGAGCTGCGGGTCGATTGCCCCGACGCCATCAAGTTCGACGTGGTGCGGGCGGTGACGGAGCACTACAAGAAGAGCGGGCGCGAGGTCATCGACATCGACGGAGCGCGCATTCAATTCGGTGAGCCGGGCAAGCCCGCCTGGGGGCTCGTGCGCGCGTCCAATACGGGGCCGGTGCTGGTGATGCGCTTCGAGGCGACCACCGCCGAAGAGCGCGATCGCATCCGCGCAGAAGTCGAAGCTGCCGTGATCGAGGCGCGCCGCACGACGGCCCCGTGA